From Streptomyces sp. NBC_01460, a single genomic window includes:
- a CDS encoding segregation and condensation protein A gives MPTADDTPRPTRRALGRGPGIRAAGVPAAPEAPAAFHEAPSAPSGAEAATEAPEAVPGATGGPVESPPDALPPPEPVEPREAGDDRRFTVRLVNFEGPFDLLLQLISKHKLDVTEVALSKVTDEFMAHIRAMGPDWDLDQTTEFLVVAATLLDLKAARLLPTAEVEDEADLALLEARDLLFARLLQYRAYKRIAEIFSDRLESESRRYPRTVGLEPQHAELLPEVVISIGPEGFARLAVKAMQPKPKPQVYVDHIHAPLVSVREQAEIVVVRLRAEGEISFRVLTEDAADTLTVVARFLALLELYREKAVALDQEEALGELLVRWAGGEGAEPLVTDEFDQETREPQEDVQA, from the coding sequence ATGCCGACTGCCGACGACACGCCCCGCCCGACCCGCCGCGCCCTCGGCCGCGGCCCGGGGATACGGGCCGCGGGCGTACCGGCGGCTCCTGAGGCTCCCGCGGCCTTCCACGAGGCTCCTTCGGCCCCGTCAGGCGCCGAGGCGGCCACAGAGGCCCCTGAGGCCGTTCCGGGTGCCACCGGCGGCCCCGTCGAGAGCCCTCCGGACGCCCTGCCGCCCCCTGAGCCGGTGGAACCCCGTGAGGCCGGAGACGACCGGCGGTTCACCGTGCGGCTCGTCAACTTCGAGGGTCCCTTCGACCTGCTCCTCCAGCTGATCTCCAAGCACAAGCTCGATGTGACCGAGGTCGCGCTGTCGAAGGTCACCGACGAGTTCATGGCCCACATCCGCGCCATGGGACCGGACTGGGACCTCGACCAGACCACCGAGTTCCTCGTCGTCGCCGCGACCCTGCTCGACCTGAAGGCCGCCCGGCTCCTCCCCACGGCCGAGGTGGAGGACGAGGCGGACCTCGCACTCCTGGAGGCGCGGGACCTGCTCTTCGCGCGGCTGCTGCAGTACCGCGCGTACAAGAGGATCGCGGAGATCTTCAGCGACCGGCTGGAGTCGGAGTCCCGCCGCTACCCCCGTACGGTCGGGCTCGAACCCCAGCACGCCGAGCTGCTGCCCGAGGTCGTGATCAGCATCGGCCCGGAAGGCTTCGCCCGGCTCGCCGTGAAGGCGATGCAGCCGAAGCCGAAGCCGCAGGTCTACGTCGACCACATCCACGCACCGCTGGTGAGCGTGCGCGAGCAGGCGGAGATCGTGGTGGTGCGGCTGCGCGCGGAGGGCGAGATCAGCTTCCGGGTGCTCACCGAGGACGCGGCGGACACCCTCACGGTCGTCGCCCGCTTCCTGGCGCTCCTGGAGCTCTACCGGGAGAAGGCGGTCGCGCTCGACCAGGAGGAGGCGCTCGGCGAGCTCCTGGTCCGCTGGGCCGGGGGCGAGGGGGCTGAACCGCTGGTCACGGACGAGTTCGACCAGGAGACGCGCGAGCCGCAGGAGGACGTACAGGCATGA
- the ald gene encoding alanine dehydrogenase produces the protein MKVGIPREVKNNEFRVAITPAGVHELVRHGHQVLVEQHAGEGSSIPDAEYVAAGARILPTADEVWAAADLLLKVKEPVAEEYHRLRKGQTLFTYLHLAASRACTDALLESGTTAIAYETVETATRALPLLAPMSEVAGRLAPQVGAYHLMRSVGGRGVLPGGVPGTGSARAVVIGGGVSGWNATQIAVGLGFHVTLLDKDINKLREADKVFGTKVRTVVSNALELEKAVVEADLVVGAVLIPGAKAPKLVTNELVAKMKPGSVLVDIAIDQGGCFEDSYPTTHAEPTFMVHNSVFYCVANMPGAVPNTSTYALTNATLPYILELANCGWADALRRDAALAKGLNTHDGQVVYRGVAEAHGLDHVELSTLLG, from the coding sequence GTGAAGGTCGGCATCCCCCGCGAAGTCAAGAACAACGAGTTCCGGGTGGCGATCACCCCTGCCGGAGTGCATGAGCTCGTCCGTCACGGCCACCAGGTCCTCGTCGAGCAGCACGCCGGTGAGGGGTCCTCCATCCCGGACGCGGAGTACGTCGCCGCCGGTGCGCGGATCCTCCCGACCGCCGACGAGGTCTGGGCCGCCGCGGACCTGCTGCTCAAGGTCAAGGAGCCCGTCGCCGAGGAGTACCACCGGCTGCGCAAGGGGCAGACCCTCTTCACGTACCTGCACCTGGCCGCCTCCCGTGCCTGCACGGACGCGCTGCTCGAGTCGGGCACCACCGCCATCGCGTACGAGACGGTCGAGACCGCGACCCGCGCCCTGCCGTTGCTCGCCCCCATGTCCGAGGTGGCCGGCCGCCTCGCCCCGCAGGTCGGCGCCTACCACCTGATGCGCTCGGTCGGCGGACGCGGTGTGCTCCCCGGCGGTGTCCCCGGTACGGGGTCGGCCAGGGCCGTCGTCATCGGTGGCGGGGTCTCCGGCTGGAACGCCACGCAGATCGCCGTCGGGCTCGGCTTCCACGTGACCCTGCTCGACAAGGACATCAACAAGCTGCGCGAGGCGGACAAGGTCTTCGGCACGAAGGTGCGGACCGTCGTCTCCAACGCCCTCGAGCTGGAGAAGGCCGTCGTCGAGGCGGACCTCGTCGTGGGCGCCGTGCTCATCCCCGGTGCGAAGGCGCCGAAGCTGGTCACCAACGAGCTGGTCGCCAAGATGAAGCCCGGAAGTGTTCTTGTCGACATCGCGATCGACCAGGGCGGCTGCTTCGAGGACTCGTACCCGACCACGCACGCCGAGCCGACCTTCATGGTCCACAACTCGGTCTTCTACTGTGTCGCGAACATGCCGGGCGCCGTGCCGAACACCTCCACGTACGCCCTCACCAACGCCACGCTGCCCTACATCCTGGAGCTCGCGAACTGCGGCTGGGCCGACGCCCTGCGCCGTGACGCCGCTCTCGCCAAGGGTCTCAACACCCATGACGGCCAGGTGGTTTACCGCGGGGTGGCCGAGGCGCACGGTCTCGACCACGTCGAGCTGAGCACCCTTCTCGGCTGA
- a CDS encoding NUDIX hydrolase — protein sequence MGFQDTPEEWQVTATVTPFTGNKTSVRTDDVVMPDGSVHSRDYQVHPGSVAVLALDADGRVLVLRQYRHPVRHKLWEIPAGLLDVPGENPLHAAQRELYEEAHVKAEDWRVLTDVYTTPGGCDEAVRVFLARDLSEAEGERFEVAEEEADMEQARVPLEELVRGVLDGDLHNNCLVVGVLSLTAVLAGDGVDALRPADAPWPARPFDA from the coding sequence ATGGGTTTCCAGGACACGCCCGAGGAATGGCAGGTCACCGCGACGGTGACGCCCTTCACCGGTAACAAGACCAGCGTCCGCACCGACGACGTCGTGATGCCCGACGGCAGCGTCCACAGCCGCGACTACCAGGTGCACCCCGGGTCCGTGGCCGTGCTCGCGCTCGACGCGGACGGGCGGGTCCTCGTCCTGCGGCAGTACCGGCACCCGGTGCGCCACAAACTGTGGGAGATCCCGGCGGGGCTGCTCGACGTCCCCGGCGAGAACCCGCTGCACGCCGCGCAGCGCGAGCTGTACGAGGAGGCCCACGTCAAGGCCGAGGACTGGCGGGTGCTGACCGACGTCTACACCACGCCCGGCGGCTGCGACGAAGCCGTGCGCGTCTTCCTCGCCCGGGACCTCTCCGAGGCCGAGGGCGAGCGCTTCGAGGTCGCCGAGGAGGAGGCCGACATGGAGCAGGCCCGGGTGCCCCTGGAGGAGCTCGTACGGGGCGTCCTCGACGGAGATCTGCACAACAACTGCCTGGTCGTGGGCGTCCTGTCGCTGACCGCGGTCCTCGCGGGCGACGGGGTGGACGCGCTGCGGCCCGCCGACGCGCCCTGGCCGGCCCGCCCCTTCGACGCCTGA
- a CDS encoding FAD-binding oxidoreductase — translation MTPRTAADAAPARLGSGFAGEIHVPGDPGYDEARTVFNSMIDRRPAVVAQCASEADVARALRFARDEELEVAVRGGGHSVAGMALSEGGLVVDLRRMRTVDVDREAGSARVGGGATMGDLDRATQPYALATTGGRVSTTGVGGFTLGGGSGWLERAFGLACDNLLAADVVTADGGTVHTSAYEHPELFWALHGGGGNFGVVTSLTLRLHELPAMSMALLLFRPENGPEAVRTYRDVMESAPDAAGGACIYFTGPPEEWVPEAMVGRLVCAVLVTYAGPEAELREVAAPLLVLEREAEVIAGIPYADLQCMLDDPPGMRNYWSAEYLDGLPDDAAAVFCACASSLPVPSGSQHVLFPMGGAVARGPADYPLPWRASPWAVHPFGVWENAADDEEAKRWVRRVRGAFLPWASGAVYLNFIGREGQERVVSGFGEHAYERLSRVKARYDPDNVFHLNHNVKPAVAEV, via the coding sequence ATGACGCCCCGCACTGCGGCGGACGCCGCTCCGGCCCGCCTCGGGTCCGGTTTCGCCGGTGAGATCCACGTTCCGGGCGACCCCGGCTACGACGAGGCCCGGACCGTCTTCAACAGCATGATCGACCGCAGACCGGCGGTGGTGGCCCAGTGCGCCTCCGAGGCGGACGTCGCGCGGGCGCTGCGCTTCGCACGGGACGAGGAGCTGGAGGTCGCCGTACGCGGCGGCGGGCACAGCGTCGCGGGCATGGCCCTGAGCGAGGGCGGTCTGGTGGTCGACCTGCGCCGGATGCGCACGGTGGACGTCGACCGTGAGGCCGGGTCGGCCCGCGTCGGGGGCGGCGCCACCATGGGCGACCTGGACCGGGCCACCCAGCCGTACGCCCTGGCGACCACGGGCGGGCGGGTCTCCACCACCGGTGTCGGCGGCTTCACGCTGGGCGGCGGCTCCGGGTGGCTGGAGCGCGCGTTCGGGCTGGCCTGCGACAACCTGCTGGCGGCCGACGTGGTGACGGCGGACGGCGGCACCGTGCACACGAGCGCGTACGAGCACCCCGAGCTCTTCTGGGCCCTGCACGGCGGCGGCGGCAACTTCGGTGTGGTCACCTCGCTGACGCTCCGGCTGCACGAGCTGCCGGCGATGAGCATGGCGCTGCTCCTGTTCCGTCCGGAGAACGGCCCCGAGGCGGTCCGTACCTACCGCGACGTGATGGAGTCCGCCCCGGACGCGGCGGGCGGCGCCTGCATCTACTTCACCGGGCCGCCCGAGGAGTGGGTGCCCGAGGCGATGGTGGGCCGGCTCGTGTGCGCGGTGCTGGTCACCTACGCCGGGCCGGAGGCGGAGCTGCGGGAGGTGGCGGCGCCGCTGCTGGTGCTGGAGCGCGAGGCGGAAGTGATCGCCGGCATCCCCTACGCCGATCTGCAGTGCATGCTCGACGACCCGCCCGGCATGCGGAACTACTGGTCGGCGGAGTACCTGGACGGTCTGCCCGACGACGCGGCGGCGGTCTTCTGCGCCTGCGCCTCCTCCTTGCCGGTGCCCTCCGGCTCGCAGCACGTGCTGTTCCCGATGGGCGGCGCGGTGGCCAGGGGGCCCGCCGACTACCCGCTGCCCTGGCGCGCCTCCCCCTGGGCCGTGCATCCGTTCGGTGTCTGGGAGAACGCGGCCGACGACGAGGAGGCCAAGCGGTGGGTGCGCCGGGTGCGCGGTGCCTTCCTGCCGTGGGCGAGCGGTGCGGTCTACCTCAACTTCATCGGGCGCGAGGGCCAGGAGCGGGTCGTCTCCGGCTTCGGGGAGCACGCCTACGAACGGCTGTCCCGCGTCAAGGCCCGCTACGACCCCGACAACGTCTTCCATCTGAACCACAACGTGAAGCCGGCCGTGGCCGAGGTGTGA
- a CDS encoding glycoside hydrolase family 15 protein, translating to MAGRIEDYALIGDMQTAALVCRDGTADWLCLPRFDSHAIFAGLLGTEEHGFWRLGPARAEGAEAPSADRRRYRGDSLILESEWDTPRGTVRVTDFMPPRDGAPQLIRIVEGVSGRVPMRSELRMRFSYGRVTPWVHKVDGRTVAVAGPDSVWLDTDAETYGQNLTTYSDFTVAPGDRIAFTISWQPSHHEPPGVPEPESSLEATESFWREWVEQCTYHGPYREAVVRSLITLKALTYAPTGGIVAAPTTSLPEDIGGSRNWDYRYTWLRDAAITLSSLLRTGYREEARAWREWLLRAVAGDPENLQIMYGIAGERELGEAELDWLPGYENSGPVRVGNGAANQLQLDVYGEVTEALHLAHMTGLTRNDYAMGLQLKLISYLEKHWDEPDEGIWEVRGPRRHFVHSKVMAWVAVDRTIKLIESGDAEGPLERWHQLRDDIHRDVCERGYDKERNTFTQSYGSQELDASLLLIPQMGFLPPDDKRVIGTIEAIQRELSTEDGFVLRYPTEGDDAGVDGLEGDEGAFLACSFWLADDLAMIGRVDEARRLFEKLLSLRNDLGLLAEEWDSGLQRQVGNFPQAFSHVPLIDTALRLTASGAYVG from the coding sequence GTGGCCGGGCGCATCGAGGATTACGCACTCATCGGAGACATGCAGACCGCAGCCCTGGTCTGCCGGGACGGCACAGCGGACTGGCTGTGCCTGCCCCGTTTCGATTCACACGCGATTTTCGCCGGACTTCTCGGTACCGAGGAGCACGGCTTCTGGCGGCTGGGACCCGCCCGCGCCGAAGGGGCCGAGGCCCCTTCGGCGGACCGACGCCGTTATCGCGGCGACTCGCTCATCCTGGAATCGGAGTGGGACACGCCCCGCGGGACGGTCCGCGTGACCGATTTCATGCCGCCGCGTGACGGCGCGCCCCAGCTCATCCGCATCGTGGAGGGTGTGAGCGGCCGGGTCCCGATGCGCTCCGAGCTGCGGATGCGCTTCAGCTACGGACGGGTCACCCCCTGGGTGCACAAGGTCGACGGCCGTACGGTCGCCGTCGCGGGCCCCGACTCGGTGTGGCTGGACACGGACGCGGAGACATATGGCCAGAATCTGACCACGTACTCCGACTTCACCGTGGCCCCGGGCGACCGGATCGCGTTCACGATCAGCTGGCAGCCCTCGCACCACGAGCCGCCCGGAGTGCCGGAGCCGGAGTCGTCCCTGGAGGCGACGGAGAGCTTCTGGCGCGAATGGGTCGAGCAGTGCACGTACCACGGCCCCTACCGGGAGGCCGTCGTCCGCTCGCTGATCACGCTGAAGGCGCTCACGTACGCGCCGACCGGCGGCATCGTGGCGGCCCCGACCACCTCCCTGCCGGAGGACATCGGCGGCTCGCGGAACTGGGACTACCGCTACACCTGGCTGCGGGACGCGGCGATCACGCTCTCCTCCCTGCTCCGCACGGGGTACCGCGAGGAGGCACGCGCGTGGCGTGAGTGGCTGCTGCGGGCCGTCGCGGGCGACCCGGAGAACCTCCAGATCATGTACGGCATCGCCGGTGAGCGGGAGCTCGGCGAGGCGGAGCTCGACTGGCTGCCCGGCTACGAGAACTCCGGGCCCGTCCGCGTCGGCAACGGCGCGGCGAACCAGCTCCAGCTCGACGTCTACGGCGAGGTCACCGAGGCGCTGCACCTGGCGCACATGACGGGGCTGACCCGCAACGACTACGCGATGGGCCTCCAGCTCAAGCTGATCAGCTACCTGGAGAAGCACTGGGACGAGCCGGACGAGGGCATCTGGGAGGTGCGCGGGCCGCGCCGCCACTTCGTGCACTCCAAGGTGATGGCCTGGGTCGCCGTCGACCGGACGATCAAGCTGATCGAGTCCGGCGACGCCGAGGGGCCGCTGGAGCGGTGGCACCAGCTGCGCGACGACATCCACCGCGATGTCTGCGAGCGGGGCTACGACAAGGAACGCAACACCTTCACGCAGTCCTACGGGTCCCAGGAGCTGGACGCCTCCCTGCTGCTCATTCCGCAGATGGGGTTCCTGCCTCCCGACGACAAGCGGGTCATCGGCACGATCGAGGCGATCCAGCGGGAGCTGTCCACGGAGGACGGCTTCGTCCTGCGCTACCCCACCGAGGGCGACGACGCGGGCGTGGACGGCCTGGAGGGGGACGAGGGCGCGTTCCTGGCCTGCTCCTTCTGGCTGGCGGACGACCTGGCGATGATCGGCCGGGTCGACGAGGCCCGCCGTCTCTTCGAGAAGCTGCTGTCCCTCCGTAACGACCTGGGCCTGCTGGCCGAGGAGTGGGACTCCGGCCTCCAGCGCCAGGTGGGGAACTTCCCCCAGGCGTTCAGCCATGTGCCGCTGATCGACACGGCACTGCGGCTGACGGCCAGCGGAGCGTACGTGGGCTGA
- a CDS encoding ParA family protein, protein MPARGLSPIGLEAVGSVAVRTFATHQHMTTAPQMMDGLHVNAMAGNESGRETAHFADFAEVPEGHFYDPDAEYEPDPEYAATLAPDAARQRRERIGPTGRPLPYFPIPGPLTDHGPAKIIAMCNQKGGVGKTTSTINLGAALAEYGRRVLLVDFDPQGALSVGLGVNPMELDLTVYNLLMERGMAADEVLLKTAVPNMDLLPSNIDLSAAEVQLVSEVARESTLQRALKPLMADYDYIVIDCQPSLGLLTVNALTAAHKVIVPLECEFFALRGVALLTETIEKVQERLNPELELDGILATMYDSRTVHSREVLARVVEAFDDHVYHTVIGRTVRFPETTVAGEPITTYASNSVGAAAYRQLAREVLARCHAE, encoded by the coding sequence ATGCCCGCACGGGGTCTGAGCCCGATCGGGCTCGAAGCTGTCGGCTCCGTCGCTGTCCGCACCTTCGCCACCCACCAGCACATGACGACAGCCCCCCAGATGATGGACGGCCTACACGTGAACGCCATGGCCGGCAACGAAAGTGGCCGGGAGACCGCCCACTTCGCCGACTTCGCCGAGGTGCCCGAGGGGCACTTCTACGACCCCGATGCCGAATACGAGCCCGATCCGGAGTACGCGGCCACGCTCGCGCCCGACGCGGCCCGCCAGCGACGCGAGCGGATCGGCCCGACCGGCCGGCCGCTGCCGTACTTCCCGATCCCCGGTCCGCTGACCGACCACGGTCCCGCGAAGATCATCGCGATGTGCAACCAGAAGGGCGGCGTCGGCAAGACCACGTCGACCATCAACCTGGGTGCCGCGCTCGCCGAGTACGGCCGGCGCGTCCTGCTCGTCGACTTCGACCCGCAGGGAGCCCTGTCGGTCGGCCTCGGGGTCAACCCGATGGAGCTCGACCTCACCGTCTACAACCTGCTCATGGAGCGGGGCATGGCGGCCGACGAGGTCCTGCTGAAGACGGCCGTGCCCAACATGGACCTGCTCCCGAGCAACATCGACCTCTCGGCCGCCGAGGTGCAGCTGGTGAGCGAGGTGGCCCGGGAGTCGACGCTGCAGCGCGCCCTCAAGCCGCTGATGGCCGACTACGACTACATCGTGATCGACTGTCAGCCCTCGCTCGGTCTGCTCACCGTGAACGCCCTGACGGCGGCTCACAAGGTGATAGTCCCGCTCGAGTGCGAGTTCTTCGCGCTGCGCGGTGTCGCGCTGCTCACCGAGACCATCGAGAAGGTCCAGGAGAGGCTCAACCCCGAGCTGGAGCTGGACGGCATCCTCGCCACCATGTACGACTCCCGCACGGTGCACAGCCGTGAGGTGCTCGCACGGGTCGTCGAGGCCTTCGACGACCACGTCTACCACACCGTCATCGGACGCACCGTGCGCTTCCCGGAGACCACGGTCGCCGGTGAACCCATCACCACGTACGCGTCGAACTCCGTCGGTGCCGCCGCCTACCGCCAGCTCGCCAGGGAGGTGCTCGCCCGGTGTCACGCCGAGTGA
- a CDS encoding CTP synthase encodes MQPTSTTTKHIFVTGGVASSLGKGLTASSLGALLKARGLRVTMQKLDPYLNVDPGTMNPFQHGEVFVTNDGAETDLDIGHYERFLDVDLDGSANVTTGQVYNTVIAKERRGEYLGDTVQVIPHITNEIKHRIRRMATDDVDVVITEVGGTVGDIESLPFLETVRQVRHEVGRDNVFVVHISLLPYIGPSGELKTKPTQHSVAALRNIGIQPDAIVLRADRDVPTAIKRKISLMCDVDETAVVACKDARSIYDIPKVLHTEGLDAYVVRKLDLPFRDVDWTTWDDLLDRVHNPDHEVTVALVGKYIDLPDAYLSVTEAIRAGGFANKARVKVKWVASDDCKTPAGAQRQLGDVDAVCIPGGFGERGVVGKVGAIQYARENKVPLLGLCLGLQCIVIEAARNLAGIPDANSTEFDAATGHPVISTMEEQLAYVEGAGDLGGTMRLGLYPAKLAEGSVVREAYADEPYVEERHRHRYEVNNGYRAELEKKAGLVFSGTSPDNKLVEYVEYPREVHPYLVATQAHPELRSRPTRPHPLFAGLVKAAVERKVAAHGTGADA; translated from the coding sequence ATGCAGCCCACATCCACGACGACCAAGCACATCTTCGTCACCGGGGGTGTCGCCTCCTCCCTCGGCAAGGGTCTGACTGCCTCCAGCCTGGGTGCCCTGCTCAAGGCACGTGGCCTGCGGGTCACCATGCAGAAGCTCGACCCCTACCTCAACGTCGACCCCGGCACGATGAACCCCTTCCAGCACGGTGAGGTCTTCGTCACGAACGACGGAGCCGAGACCGACCTGGACATCGGCCACTACGAGCGCTTCCTCGACGTCGACCTCGACGGCTCGGCCAACGTCACGACCGGCCAGGTCTACAACACCGTGATCGCCAAGGAGCGGCGCGGCGAGTACCTCGGCGACACCGTCCAGGTCATCCCGCACATCACCAACGAGATCAAGCACCGCATCCGCCGCATGGCGACCGACGACGTGGACGTCGTCATCACCGAGGTCGGCGGCACGGTCGGCGACATCGAGTCGCTGCCCTTCCTGGAGACGGTCCGCCAGGTCCGCCACGAGGTCGGCCGCGACAACGTCTTCGTCGTGCACATCTCGCTGCTGCCCTACATCGGCCCGTCCGGCGAGCTGAAGACCAAGCCCACCCAGCACTCCGTCGCCGCGCTGCGCAACATCGGCATCCAGCCGGACGCCATCGTCCTGCGCGCCGACCGCGACGTCCCGACCGCCATCAAGCGCAAGATCTCGCTGATGTGCGACGTCGACGAGACCGCCGTGGTGGCCTGCAAGGACGCCCGGTCGATCTACGACATCCCCAAGGTGCTGCACACCGAGGGCCTGGACGCCTACGTCGTCCGCAAGCTGGACCTGCCGTTCCGCGACGTCGACTGGACCACCTGGGACGACCTGCTGGACCGGGTCCACAACCCCGACCACGAGGTCACCGTCGCCCTGGTCGGCAAGTACATCGACCTGCCCGACGCCTACCTCTCGGTCACCGAGGCCATCCGGGCCGGCGGCTTCGCGAACAAGGCCCGCGTCAAGGTCAAGTGGGTCGCCTCCGACGACTGCAAGACCCCGGCCGGCGCGCAGAGGCAGCTCGGTGACGTCGACGCCGTCTGCATCCCCGGCGGCTTCGGCGAGCGCGGTGTGGTCGGCAAGGTCGGCGCCATCCAGTACGCCCGCGAGAACAAGGTGCCGCTGCTCGGCCTGTGCCTCGGCCTCCAGTGCATCGTGATCGAGGCCGCGCGGAACCTCGCCGGCATCCCCGACGCCAACTCCACGGAGTTCGACGCCGCCACCGGACACCCCGTCATCTCCACCATGGAGGAGCAGCTCGCCTACGTCGAGGGCGCGGGCGACCTGGGCGGCACCATGCGGCTCGGCCTGTACCCGGCGAAGCTCGCCGAGGGCTCCGTGGTCCGCGAGGCGTACGCCGACGAGCCGTACGTCGAGGAGCGCCACCGCCACCGCTACGAGGTCAACAACGGCTACCGCGCGGAGCTCGAGAAGAAGGCAGGACTGGTCTTCTCCGGCACCTCCCCGGACAACAAGCTCGTCGAGTACGTCGAGTACCCGCGTGAGGTCCACCCCTACCTGGTCGCCACCCAGGCGCACCCGGAGCTGCGCTCCCGCCCGACGCGCCCCCACCCGCTCTTCGCCGGTCTGGTGAAGGCCGCCGTGGAGCGCAAGGTCGCGGCGCACGGGACGGGCGCCGACGCGTAA
- a CDS encoding tetratricopeptide repeat protein, with translation MTDQAVDTNGPAGAAGTAGTKEAPDAAPAQFFGRERELKALQEDIEQAGLDTLAGRKASRARILLIAGRPGSGRTALASELVRRLAEPGDYPDGVFRVSLTEPGGERVPPERTARGLLDLLSVTAPPGADEDELSEMVREAFAVRRALIVLDDAVDAEQVDPLLPDNPDCLVVATATGPLTGIPGVRPCTIGGLDAGSAVQLLARTIGQVRITVDPRTAETLTEECGGQPAALALVAGWLAARPGASVADVAKQLRDQQDDADQPVGARPLARAFRLVHDSLPPAAAGILRLLALAPAGLADAHTASALAGCSVSAAQTTLDDFVRFGLLRSNGAELPLYEVPGCLVPLVRAVLEERERPAEIQLARARMLERTVRRLQACRAITDPEDSPARRRLAGLPRSLRFPHPESAAEWLRSREPALLAAARSAVREGDLDTLARRLVAALVRALAVHRGTEEAAPVLYGLHGLVLEVAERRDLHREKAAALLNLADLDAGTGRTREALARYRAALDAGRAAHDLYATGRAMESAGGAYAELGDFNRASDWYGRALAQRLGQGERADEARLYGRLGAVHTYAGRYGEALRDWRAAAAGHRRLGDVPAQARALSEAARVQEYAGRPQESLHTCREAVDLARRAGDVRLQAALELRLADTLDRLGDPAAARLHRATADRLLKE, from the coding sequence GTGACCGATCAGGCGGTGGACACCAACGGCCCGGCCGGAGCGGCGGGGACGGCGGGAACCAAGGAAGCGCCTGACGCCGCCCCAGCCCAATTCTTCGGCCGCGAACGCGAGTTGAAAGCCCTTCAGGAAGACATCGAGCAAGCGGGTCTGGACACTCTCGCGGGCCGCAAAGCCTCCCGTGCCCGGATCCTGCTGATCGCCGGGCGGCCCGGATCCGGACGCACCGCCCTCGCCTCCGAACTCGTCCGCCGGCTCGCCGAACCGGGCGACTACCCCGACGGCGTGTTCCGGGTCTCGCTCACCGAACCCGGGGGCGAGCGCGTCCCCCCGGAACGCACCGCACGCGGCCTCCTGGACCTCCTGTCCGTCACCGCCCCGCCCGGAGCCGACGAGGACGAACTCTCCGAGATGGTCCGCGAGGCGTTCGCCGTGCGCCGCGCCCTGATCGTGCTCGACGACGCGGTCGACGCCGAACAGGTCGACCCGCTGCTGCCGGACAACCCGGACTGCCTGGTCGTCGCCACCGCGACCGGCCCCCTCACCGGCATCCCCGGCGTCCGCCCGTGCACCATCGGCGGGCTCGACGCGGGCTCCGCCGTCCAGCTGCTCGCCCGCACCATCGGGCAGGTCCGCATCACCGTCGATCCGCGGACCGCGGAGACGCTCACGGAGGAGTGCGGGGGGCAGCCCGCCGCACTGGCACTGGTCGCGGGCTGGCTCGCCGCCCGTCCCGGCGCGTCGGTCGCGGACGTCGCCAAGCAGCTGCGCGACCAGCAGGACGACGCCGACCAGCCCGTCGGCGCCCGGCCGCTGGCCCGCGCCTTCCGCCTCGTCCACGACTCCCTGCCGCCGGCCGCCGCCGGGATACTGCGGCTGCTCGCCCTCGCCCCCGCCGGACTGGCCGACGCCCACACGGCCTCCGCGCTGGCCGGGTGCTCGGTGTCGGCCGCCCAGACCACCCTGGACGACTTCGTCCGGTTCGGGCTGCTCAGGTCGAACGGCGCGGAGCTGCCGCTGTACGAGGTGCCCGGCTGCCTCGTCCCGCTGGTGCGCGCCGTGCTCGAGGAGCGGGAGCGTCCCGCCGAGATCCAGCTGGCCAGGGCCAGGATGCTGGAGCGGACCGTGCGCCGGCTCCAGGCCTGCCGTGCGATCACCGACCCCGAGGACTCCCCGGCGCGCCGCAGGCTGGCGGGACTGCCGCGCTCCCTGCGCTTCCCCCATCCCGAGTCCGCCGCCGAGTGGCTGCGGAGCCGGGAGCCGGCGCTGCTGGCCGCCGCGCGTTCCGCGGTGCGCGAGGGGGACCTGGACACCCTCGCCCGCCGGCTGGTGGCCGCCCTCGTACGGGCTCTCGCCGTGCACCGGGGGACGGAGGAGGCCGCCCCCGTGCTGTACGGGCTGCACGGCCTGGTCCTCGAGGTGGCGGAGCGCCGCGACCTGCACCGCGAGAAGGCCGCCGCCCTGCTCAACCTCGCCGATCTGGACGCCGGGACCGGCCGTACGCGGGAGGCGCTGGCCCGCTACCGGGCCGCGCTGGACGCCGGACGCGCGGCGCACGACCTCTATGCGACCGGCCGCGCGATGGAATCCGCAGGCGGCGCCTACGCCGAGCTGGGGGATTTCAACCGGGCCTCCGACTGGTACGGCCGGGCCCTCGCGCAGCGCCTCGGCCAGGGGGAGCGGGCCGACGAGGCGCGGCTGTACGGACGGCTGGGAGCCGTCCACACGTACGCCGGACGCTACGGCGAGGCCCTGCGCGACTGGAGGGCGGCGGCTGCGGGCCACCGCAGGCTCGGGGATGTGCCGGCCCAGGCGCGCGCGCTCAGCGAGGCCGCGCGCGTGCAGGAGTACGCGGGGCGGCCGCAGGAGTCTCTGCACACCTGCAGGGAGGCGGTCGACCTGGCGCGCCGGGCCGGTGACGTGCGTCTCCAGGCCGCGCTGGAGCTCCGGCTGGCCGACACCCTGGACCGGCTCGGGGACCCGGCGGCGGCCCGGCTGCACCGTGCGACGGCCGACAGGTTGCTCAAGGAGTAG